From the Rhodoferax mekongensis genome, one window contains:
- the guaD gene encoding guanine deaminase has protein sequence MNAYRASLLWFAPRSEGVARALYEQDGLLVVGPDAQGRQVVQAIGAYSTVSRQYPQVPVQHFPGRIIAPGFIDLHIHYPQIDVIGSPASGLLPWLENYTFPAENRFSAPDHSAQAATFFIAELLRNGVTTALTFATSHPESVNALFAQAQARHMRLITGLVLMDRHAPDYLVNQGQGSLSGTEQSLRDTESLIQRWHGVDRLGYAITPRFAPTSTDAQLRGAGELAKQYGDVWIQSHVAENKDEITWARELFPASRSYLATYDDFGLMRERAIYAHCIHFDDDDRALMRDTGAAAAISPTSNLFLGSGFFDYEGADRVGYQYGLASDVGGGTSFSPFHTMLAAYYVGREGQTKPGLSLTPQHLWWQHTAGAAGALGLDGSNGGPAVGNLLPGCEADFVVLNPQATPLLARKTALASKLDELLFSLIVLGDDRLVEQTVISQAI, from the coding sequence ATGAACGCCTACCGCGCCTCTCTCCTCTGGTTTGCCCCCCGCAGCGAGGGCGTGGCCCGTGCCCTGTATGAGCAGGATGGCCTGCTGGTTGTCGGCCCCGACGCGCAGGGCCGGCAGGTGGTGCAGGCCATCGGTGCGTACAGCACCGTGTCACGGCAGTATCCGCAGGTGCCCGTGCAGCATTTTCCCGGGCGCATCATCGCGCCGGGATTTATTGACCTACACATCCACTACCCGCAGATCGACGTCATCGGTTCGCCCGCCAGCGGCTTGTTGCCCTGGCTGGAGAACTACACATTCCCTGCAGAAAATCGCTTCTCCGCGCCCGACCACAGTGCGCAAGCAGCTACTTTTTTTATAGCAGAGCTGCTGCGCAATGGCGTGACCACCGCACTCACCTTTGCCACTTCACACCCCGAGTCGGTGAACGCCTTGTTCGCGCAAGCGCAAGCCAGGCACATGCGCCTGATCACCGGGCTGGTGCTGATGGACCGCCATGCGCCGGACTACCTGGTGAACCAGGGGCAGGGCAGCCTGAGCGGCACCGAGCAAAGCCTGCGCGATACCGAGTCGCTGATCCAGCGCTGGCACGGCGTGGACCGCCTGGGCTACGCCATCACCCCGCGCTTTGCGCCCACCAGCACCGATGCCCAGTTGCGTGGCGCGGGCGAGTTGGCCAAGCAATACGGTGACGTATGGATCCAGAGCCACGTGGCCGAGAACAAGGACGAAATCACCTGGGCGCGAGAGCTGTTTCCGGCGTCCCGCTCCTACCTCGCCACCTACGACGACTTCGGCCTGATGCGCGAACGCGCCATCTACGCCCACTGCATTCATTTCGATGACGACGACCGCGCCTTGATGCGCGACACCGGCGCGGCCGCGGCCATCAGCCCTACCAGCAACCTTTTCTTGGGCAGCGGCTTTTTCGACTACGAAGGTGCCGACCGCGTGGGCTACCAGTACGGGCTGGCCAGCGATGTGGGGGGCGGCACATCGTTCAGCCCCTTCCACACCATGCTGGCTGCGTATTACGTAGGCCGCGAAGGCCAGACCAAGCCCGGCCTCTCGCTCACACCCCAACACCTGTGGTGGCAACACACTGCCGGTGCCGCAGGCGCTTTGGGGCTGGACGGCTCAAATGGTGGGCCTGCGGTAGGCAACTTGCTGCCCGGTTGCGAGGCCGACTTTGTGGTCCTCAACCCCCAAGCCACACCGCTCCTGGCCCGCAAGACGGCGTTGGCATCCAAGCTCGACGAGCTGCTGTTTAGCCTGATCGTGCTGGGCGATGACCGCCTGGTCGAGCAAACGGTGATTTCCCAAGCTATTTAG
- a CDS encoding 6-carboxytetrahydropterin synthase, with translation MTQAPAIPLPRSCEVSQKFFFDAAHTLKRTVDDAEEIAGSRRIHGHTYHAEVTVAGSADADTGMVVDLGHLRNAIQVLRPQLDHHLLDEVEGLGPGTLENLAAFIWRAMAAEFSGLSQVRVWRDGIGDSCTLRAH, from the coding sequence ATGACCCAAGCACCCGCCATTCCGCTCCCCCGCAGCTGCGAGGTCAGCCAGAAGTTCTTCTTTGACGCCGCCCACACGTTGAAACGCACGGTAGATGACGCTGAAGAGATCGCCGGAAGCCGCCGCATCCACGGCCACACCTACCATGCCGAAGTGACCGTCGCCGGCAGTGCCGATGCCGACACCGGCATGGTGGTGGACCTCGGTCATTTGCGTAACGCCATTCAGGTGCTGCGACCTCAGTTGGATCACCACCTGCTGGACGAAGTGGAAGGCTTGGGCCCCGGAACGCTGGAGAATCTGGCTGCATTCATCTGGCGCGCCATGGCGGCTGAATTTTCGGGCCTGTCGCAAGTGCGCGTCTGGCGCGATGGCATCGGCGACAGCTGTACGCTGCGCGCCCACTGA
- the queE gene encoding 7-carboxy-7-deazaguanine synthase — MAYQVKEIFYTLQGEGSHAGRPAVFCRFAGCNLWSGREQDRATAVCQFCDTDFVGTDGTLGGKFNTAQGLAERIAAQWPAGDTAHRFVVMTGGEPLLQVDTALIAALHALGFQIAVETNGTVLAPEGIDWICVSPKAGSQWIQRQGHELKLVWPQAGITLEECEAADFKHRYLQPMDSPQRAANTETCITQCMQRPAWRLSLQTHKITGIR; from the coding sequence ATGGCATACCAAGTCAAAGAAATTTTCTACACACTGCAGGGCGAAGGCTCGCACGCAGGGCGCCCCGCCGTGTTTTGCCGCTTTGCGGGTTGCAACCTGTGGTCCGGCCGGGAGCAGGACCGCGCGACCGCTGTCTGCCAGTTTTGCGATACCGACTTTGTGGGCACCGACGGCACGCTGGGCGGCAAGTTCAACACCGCGCAGGGGCTGGCTGAGCGCATTGCGGCGCAATGGCCGGCTGGCGACACAGCGCACCGCTTTGTGGTGATGACCGGCGGCGAGCCGCTGCTGCAAGTCGACACCGCGCTGATAGCCGCGCTGCACGCATTAGGCTTCCAGATCGCGGTGGAAACGAACGGCACCGTCTTGGCGCCCGAAGGCATCGACTGGATTTGCGTGAGCCCCAAAGCCGGCTCGCAGTGGATCCAGCGCCAGGGCCATGAGCTCAAGCTGGTGTGGCCGCAGGCCGGCATCACCCTGGAGGAGTGCGAGGCGGCAGACTTCAAGCACCGCTACCTGCAGCCCATGGACAGCCCGCAGCGCGCGGCCAACACCGAGACCTGCATCACCCAGTGCATGCAACGCCCGGCGTGGCGCCTCTCCCTGCAAACCCACAAGATCACAGGCATCCGATGA
- a CDS encoding adenosine deaminase yields MRTHPNVPTVAADRMPALLRAMPKAELHMHIEGSLEPELMFALAKRNSVPLRFPSEQALRDAYVFNNLQEFLDIYHEGTMVLKTEQDFYDMTCAYLAKAQADNVLHTEIFFDTQTHTGHGLSAETVINGLYRACADAPAKFGMTASLILCFLRHLSEEEAFECLEQALPLRDKIVGIGLASSEVGHPPEKFAKVYARARELGFRLVAHAGEEAPPAYIWSALDVLKVERIDHGVQAIHDAALMQRLAADKMPLTVCPLSNLKLRVFPTLSSHNIGTMLDAGIMATVNSDDPAYFGGYLNENFTQTFAALGLSAQHAYALARNSFDASFIDASLRQKYVQRLDEVFETFR; encoded by the coding sequence ATGCGCACCCATCCCAACGTTCCCACCGTCGCCGCTGATCGCATGCCCGCTCTGTTGCGCGCCATGCCCAAAGCCGAACTGCACATGCACATCGAAGGCTCGCTGGAGCCTGAGCTCATGTTTGCACTGGCCAAGCGCAACAGCGTGCCCCTGCGCTTCCCTAGCGAGCAGGCGCTGCGCGACGCCTATGTGTTCAACAACCTGCAAGAGTTTCTGGACATCTACCACGAGGGCACCATGGTGCTGAAGACCGAGCAGGACTTCTACGACATGACTTGCGCGTATCTGGCCAAAGCGCAAGCCGACAACGTGTTGCACACAGAAATCTTCTTCGACACCCAAACACACACTGGCCACGGCTTGAGTGCCGAGACGGTGATCAACGGCCTGTACCGCGCCTGTGCGGATGCGCCTGCCAAGTTCGGCATGACAGCCTCGCTGATTTTGTGCTTTCTGCGCCACCTGAGCGAAGAGGAAGCCTTTGAATGCCTGGAGCAGGCGCTGCCACTGCGCGACAAGATTGTGGGCATAGGCTTGGCGTCCAGCGAAGTCGGGCACCCGCCTGAAAAGTTTGCCAAGGTCTACGCCCGCGCCCGCGAGTTAGGCTTCCGGCTGGTGGCGCACGCAGGTGAAGAGGCGCCCCCCGCCTACATCTGGAGCGCGCTGGATGTGCTCAAGGTCGAGCGCATCGACCACGGCGTGCAAGCCATTCACGACGCAGCCCTGATGCAGCGCCTGGCTGCCGACAAAATGCCGCTCACCGTGTGCCCGCTGTCCAACCTGAAGCTGCGCGTGTTCCCCACACTTAGCTCACACAACATCGGCACCATGCTGGATGCCGGCATCATGGCTACTGTCAACTCCGACGACCCGGCGTACTTCGGCGGCTACCTGAACGAAAACTTCACCCAGACATTTGCCGCCCTGGGCCTAAGCGCCCAGCACGCGTATGCGCTGGCACGCAACAGCTTTGACGCCAGCTTCATCGACGCATCCCTGCGCCAGAAGTATGTGCAGCGCTTGGATGAGGTGTTTGAAACCTTTCGCTAA
- a CDS encoding aromatic ring-hydroxylating dioxygenase subunit alpha, which produces MKEHSLWHPVMAANGLTDAPLAVTLLEQELVLWRDATGLAHAWGDQCPHRGAKLSLGRVCAGRLECPYHGWQFEAGGQCVHVPAVPSFVPPASHAARTHAVVEAYGLIWVQLLPDAVVPLPAFAAETDAQLRKVLCGPYDVATSAPRIVENFLDMAHFGFVHEGWLGMREATSIDDYRVEPTPTGLLATQCRAWQPQSNVHSTATAHVEYTYEVVAPYTAVLTKVPDAASVALQGFRESIALFICPTTPETSRVWFRLAMADFDSPDNKLQDFQHTIFMQDKPVLESQRPRRLPLDVRAEVHTTADKASSAYRRFLKQETITFGVC; this is translated from the coding sequence TTGAAAGAACATTCACTCTGGCACCCTGTGATGGCTGCCAACGGCCTGACCGACGCACCGCTGGCAGTCACCCTGCTGGAGCAGGAACTGGTGCTTTGGCGCGATGCCACGGGTCTGGCACATGCTTGGGGCGACCAGTGCCCGCACCGTGGTGCCAAGCTCTCCCTGGGCCGCGTCTGCGCCGGCCGCTTGGAGTGCCCGTACCACGGCTGGCAGTTTGAAGCGGGAGGCCAGTGCGTGCATGTGCCCGCGGTGCCGTCGTTTGTGCCGCCCGCCAGCCATGCGGCGCGCACCCATGCGGTGGTAGAGGCTTATGGCCTGATTTGGGTGCAGTTGTTGCCGGATGCGGTTGTGCCATTGCCTGCTTTTGCTGCCGAGACCGACGCACAATTGCGCAAAGTGCTGTGCGGCCCGTATGACGTGGCGACCAGCGCGCCGCGCATTGTCGAAAACTTTTTGGACATGGCGCACTTCGGATTTGTGCACGAAGGCTGGTTGGGCATGCGCGAAGCCACCTCTATCGACGACTACCGGGTCGAGCCCACGCCTACCGGCTTGCTGGCCACCCAGTGCCGAGCCTGGCAGCCGCAAAGCAATGTGCACTCCACCGCTACAGCGCATGTGGAATACACCTACGAAGTCGTCGCCCCGTATACCGCTGTGTTGACCAAGGTGCCGGATGCTGCCAGTGTGGCGCTGCAGGGCTTTCGCGAGTCCATTGCGCTGTTCATTTGCCCGACTACACCTGAAACCAGCCGCGTCTGGTTCCGCCTGGCCATGGCGGACTTTGACTCGCCCGACAACAAGCTGCAGGATTTCCAGCACACCATCTTCATGCAAGACAAGCCTGTGCTCGAATCCCAGCGGCCGCGCCGCCTGCCTTTGGATGTGCGCGCCGAAGTACACACCACGGCGGACAAAGCTTCGTCCGCCTACCGCCGCTTTTTGAAGCAAGAAACAATCACTTTTGGAGTCTGCTGA
- a CDS encoding BMP family ABC transporter substrate-binding protein produces MTDLQKRSLLKVAALTAVAGAALVGCGKKEEPAPAPAPAPAASAPAPKPEPLKIAFAYVGPVGDGGWTFAHDNGRKALEKEFGDKIVTSFVENVPESADAERVIREMASSGNKLIFGTTFGYMEPMLKVAPEFKDVKFEHATGYKQAENMRTYDSRTYEGAYMAGVIAGKMTKSNTLGVVASIPIPEVIRNINSFTLGAQSSNPKVKTKVVWVNGWFDPPKETEAATSLINGGADVLFQNTDSPAVLKTAEAKGKRAFGWDSDMTAYGPKAHLASSIINWGPYYISATKAALDGSWKGGTGSWLGVKDGAIDIVSIAEDVPAETKAKIDEIKKGLTDGSFAIWKGPLKDNTGKEVLKDGETADDKFLSGVNFYVKGVEGKVPGAK; encoded by the coding sequence ATGACAGATTTGCAAAAACGCTCCTTGCTGAAGGTAGCGGCCCTGACAGCCGTTGCCGGCGCAGCACTTGTCGGCTGCGGCAAGAAGGAAGAACCGGCGCCTGCGCCCGCACCGGCTCCCGCAGCCTCTGCGCCTGCTCCCAAGCCAGAGCCCCTGAAAATCGCGTTTGCCTACGTAGGTCCTGTGGGCGACGGCGGCTGGACCTTTGCACACGACAACGGCCGCAAAGCCCTCGAAAAAGAGTTCGGCGACAAGATCGTCACTTCCTTCGTGGAAAACGTGCCCGAGTCTGCTGACGCTGAGCGCGTCATCCGTGAAATGGCCAGCAGCGGCAACAAGCTGATTTTCGGCACCACCTTCGGTTACATGGAGCCCATGCTCAAAGTGGCGCCCGAGTTCAAGGACGTGAAGTTCGAACACGCCACCGGCTACAAGCAAGCCGAGAACATGCGCACTTACGACAGCCGCACCTACGAAGGCGCTTATATGGCTGGCGTGATCGCAGGCAAGATGACCAAGTCCAACACGCTGGGCGTGGTGGCTTCCATCCCAATTCCTGAAGTGATCCGCAACATCAACAGCTTCACATTGGGCGCACAAAGCAGCAACCCCAAGGTCAAGACCAAAGTCGTATGGGTGAACGGCTGGTTCGACCCACCAAAAGAAACCGAAGCCGCGACCTCCCTGATCAACGGCGGAGCTGACGTTCTGTTCCAGAACACCGACTCTCCTGCCGTCTTGAAGACTGCAGAAGCCAAGGGCAAGCGTGCCTTCGGTTGGGATTCCGACATGACAGCCTATGGCCCCAAAGCCCACTTGGCTTCTTCCATCATCAACTGGGGCCCTTACTACATCTCTGCAACCAAGGCAGCATTGGATGGTTCCTGGAAGGGCGGTACCGGTTCCTGGTTGGGCGTGAAGGATGGCGCGATCGACATCGTTTCCATTGCTGAAGACGTGCCTGCTGAAACCAAAGCCAAGATTGATGAGATCAAGAAGGGTCTGACCGACGGTTCCTTCGCGATTTGGAAGGGCCCCCTGAAAGACAACACCGGCAAGGAAGTCTTGAAAGACGGCGAAACTGCTGACGACAAGTTCCTCTCCGGCGTGAACTTCTACGTCAAGGGCGTGGAAGGCAAGGTTCCCGGCGCCAAGTAA